The following are from one region of the Trichoplusia ni isolate ovarian cell line Hi5 chromosome 1, tn1, whole genome shotgun sequence genome:
- the LOC113499560 gene encoding inhibitor of growth protein 5: protein MTSALYLEHYLDSLQHLPIELQRNFKLMRDLDDRAHGLMRTIDLMADELLPNIPKMDEETKKEKVNTIQGLFNKAKEYGDDKVQLAIQTYELVDKHIRRLDSDLARFESEIQEKVMSARAAQQAAADQETSATTVKKGRKKSKINDKTAATTGKKKRAGASSEDDAAASGRSAAKKKAVRKGATATANTSKENEESADLDSVAGMAHPSDVLDMPVDPNEPTYCLCHQVSYGEMIGCDNPDCPIEWFHFACVDLKIKPKGKWYCPKCTQDRKKK, encoded by the coding sequence atgaCTTCTGCACTTTATTTAGAGCATTATTTGGATAGTCTTCAGCATTTACCGATAGAATTGCAgagaaactttaaattaatgcGTGATCTAGATGACCGTGCACACGGACTAATGAGGACGATTGACCTTATGGCTGACGAATTATTACCAAATATTCCTAAAATGGACGAAGAGACTAAGAAGGAAAAGGTAAACACCATACAAGGCCTGTTTAACAAGGCAAAGGAGTACGGAGACGATAAAGTGCAACTTGCGATACAAACATACGAGTTGGTTGACAAGCATATTCGTCGCCTTGACTCTGACCTCGCGCGGTTCGAGTCGGAGATACAGGAGAAAGTCATGAGCGCACGTGCGGCGCAGCAAGCAGCCGCCGACCAGGAAACGAGTGCTACCACTGTGAAGAAAGGAAGGAAAAAGAGCAAAATCAACGACAAGACGGCTGCGACGACTGGCAAGAAGAAGCGCGCTGGAGCGTCAAGCGAAGATGACGCGGCCGCATCTGGTAGGTCGGCTGCGAAGAAGAAGGCTGTACGCAAGGGCGCGACAGCCACAGCCAACACTTCCAAGGAAAATGAAGAAAGTGCCGACTTAGATTCTGTGGCAGGAATGGCACACCCAAGTGATGTGCTTGACATGCCTGTGGACCCCAACGAGCCAACATACTGCCTTTGTCACCAAGTTTCATATGGTGAAATGATAGGCTGTGACAACCCTGACTGCCCTATTGAATGGTTCCACTTTGCATGCGTAGATCTTAAAATCAAGCCAAAAGGTAAATGGTACTGCCCTAAGTGTACCCAGGatagaaagaaaaaatga
- the LOC113499571 gene encoding LOW QUALITY PROTEIN: low density lipoprotein receptor adapter protein 1-like (The sequence of the model RefSeq protein was modified relative to this genomic sequence to represent the inferred CDS: deleted 2 bases in 1 codon), with translation MTTLLRKMWKTHSKHKKLCEEWALAECEGEGWWREARESSAGEVDVRYAGAAPVERAASAPATALAVRSALHSAKLMNKKLQRVNLDISAKGIIVTDADTQENVISVSIYRISYCSADAANARVFAVVEGRRRGGGGGGAPDAHVVHAFLCTRRRHARALALALAHAFNDAYQAWQANLSQGSSLSSEEKRLAPWVRFQEESDEELEAEDWQSPAPLVSFA, from the exons ATGACGACTCTCCTTAGAAAAATGTGGAAGACTCATTCAAAGCACAAAA AGCTATGTGAAGAGTGGGCCCTAGCGGAGTGCGAGGGAGAGGGTTGGTGGCGGGAGGCACGGGAGTCCAGCGCCGGGGAGGTGGACGTGCGGTACGCGGGCGCAGCACCCGTGGAGAGAGCTGCTTCGGCACCAGCTACGGCACTCGCTGTTAGGTCTGCTCTGCATTCTGCTAAAC TGATGAATAAGAAGCTACAGCGAGTGAACTTGGACATAAGTGCAAAGGGCATCATAGTGACGGATGCCGACACACAGGAAAACGTTATCAGCGTTTCTATTTACAG GATCTCGTACTGCTCGGCGGACGCGGCCAACGCGCGCGTGTTCGCGGTGGTGGAGGGTCGC CGGCGGGGggggggcggcggcggcgcgcccgaCGCGCACGTGGTGCACGCCTTCCTGTGCACGCGCCGCCGCCACGCGCGCGCGCTCGCGCTGGCGCTGGCACATGCCTTCAATGATGCTTACCAG GCCTGGCAAGCAAACCTCAGTCAAGGTAGTTCACTGTCATCGGAGGAGAAACGCCTCGCTCCATGG GTTCGATTCCAAGAAGAATCTGATGAGGAGCTGGAGGCTGAGGACTGGCAGTCACCCGCCCCTCTCGTGTCCTTCGCATAA
- the LOC113499582 gene encoding uncharacterized protein LOC113499582, which translates to MSLSLVSVLFGFTFVLPTILGIHISNLNGSCIRCLCHVTGCDMSRGCSDGYCGPFFISRVYWVDADKPTLPDDDPNRKEAFEDCAREFHCSMKIIESYLAKFGKDCNGDGVTDCFDYMMINYHGGRACSKPLFLSQAGRRWLAAYRQCRFP; encoded by the exons ATGTCATTATCTTTAGTGTCTGTGCTTTTTGGATTTACTTTTGTTCTGCCCACTATTTTAG GAATTCATATTTCGAATCTGAACGGGTCATGCATCCGGTGCCTGTGTCACGTGACGGGATGTGACATGTCGCGGGGCTGCAGCGACGGCTACTGCGGACCTTTCTTTATATCTAGGGTGTACTGGGTGGATGCTGATAAGCCTACCTTGCCTGATGACGATCCCAATAGGAAAGAAG CTTTCGAAGACTGCGCCAGAGAATTTCATTGCTCtatgaaaattattgaaagCTATCTCGCGAAGTTTGGGAAG GACTGCAACGGTGACGGCGTGACAGACTGTTTCGACTACATGATGATCAACTACCACGGCGGGCGCGCCTGCTCCAAGCCGCTGTTCCTCTCGCAAGCCGGGAGGCGCTGGCTGGCAGCTTATAGGCAGTGTCGGTTTCCCTGA
- the LOC113499590 gene encoding invertebrate-type lysozyme 3-like, with amino-acid sequence MASAVIKFSAILFFVAVCAADVSEFAGGPPPVTEVCLGCICQATSGCKKGLTCEGDACGLFRITWAYWADAGKPTIRGQSPDDPDAYPNCTNDPYCAALAVQGYMRKFAQDCNGDGQIDCYDYMAIHKKGGYGCVGELPFNYVNVFNQCVGRRRQIRRLTHSN; translated from the exons ATGGCGTCTGCCGTGATTAAGTTTAGTGccatattgttttttgttgctGTGTGCGCTGCTGatgttt CGGAATTTGCCGGTGGACCTCCACCAGTGACGGAGGTATGCCTGGGCTGCATCTGCCAGGCCACATCGGGATGTAAGAAAGGCCTGACCTGCGAGGGAGACGCGTGCGGCCTGTTCCGCATCACCTGGGCCTACTGGGCTGATGCCGGCAAGCCCACCATCAGAGGACAGTCGCCTGATGACCCAGATG CATACCCGAACTGCACCAACGACCCTTACTGCGCGGCTCTCGCTGTCCAGGGTTACATGAGGAAGTTCGCTCAG GACTGCAACGGTGACGGTCAAATCGACTGCTACGACTACATGGCGATCCACAAGAAGGGTGGATACGGATGTGTCGGGGAGCTTCCCTTCAACTATGTGAACGTGTTCAACCAGTGCGTCGGCCGCCGTCGCCAGATACGGAGGCTAACTCACTCGAACTAA
- the LOC113499597 gene encoding coiled-coil domain-containing protein 47 isoform X1 — protein sequence MPVKFTPIVIKYLNNIKRENILCQSAIKYKMRWVLLSIVVLLCTSYVAQAFEDQALEDDDFAEFEQFDAEDDDIVSDFGDEKEVPASKQKASSKEQFEANVETEDDILVEDEDNEFEHFQDPEEFEGFQDSAPRTSEQPKITISKVPIMVRPRWDAYWLEGILCCLLAAYALAYAVGRAKNTSIAVNFLKLHKPLLDDNFTLVGETGADVVSAGEERGWRREAEHCFTMWCSGRLCCEGMLLTLKLIKRQDLVHVLLGVVRPTPDTLLIRVELGKDDSDPFVLCVAQKKIATRLSKEMQDLSVFCPERRAGDKHGLPATLSVMSETAEATAALLDARVQAALARYHQHLHYIHVSDRYSGPKQMEEGGVTKPPDTERVLLVSVALGADGGGDELRPLLLLVFHLMDKLKRLRLSKEALSKCEKRRQKVAEAWLRGAHAARQELAAAKREEKRKQEKERILAEDDPEKQRRWELKEQKRQQKRKTPKMKQLKVKAL from the exons ATGCCAGTAAAATTTACACCAAtagtaattaagtatttaaataatattaagagaGAAAACATACTGTGTCAATCCGCAATAAA GTACAAAATGCGGTGGGTGCTATTATCAATAGTTGTGCTACTGTGTACCTCCTACGTGGCTCAGGCTTTTGAGGACCAGGCTCTGGAGGATGATGACTTCGCAGAGTTTGAGCAGTTTGATGCTGAAGACGATGATATAGTCAGTG ACTTTGGTGATGAAAAAGAAGTACCGGCATCAAAACAGAAGGCGTCATCTAAAGAACAGTTTGAAGCTAATGTTGAAACTGAGGATGATATCTTAGTTGAg GATGAAGACAATGAGTTCGAGCACTTCCAAGACCCCGAGGAGTTCGAGGGCTTCCAGGACAGTGCGCCGCGTACTTCTGAGCAGCCAAAGATCACTATTTCTAAG GTTCCTATAATGGTCCGGCCGCGGTGGGACGCGTACTGGCTGGAGGGCATCCTGTGTTGCCTGCTGGCGGCCTACGCGCTCGCCTACGCGGTCGGCCGCGCTAAGAATACCTCCATAGCTGTCAACTTCCTGAAGTTACACAAACCTTTGTTAGATGATAACTTTACTTTAGTTG GAGAGACGGGCGCGGACGTGGTGTCCGCGGGCGAGGAGCGCGGCTGGCGGCGCGAGGCCGAGCACTGCTTCACCATGTGGTGCAGCGGCCGCCTCTGCTGCGAGGGCATGCTGCTCACGCTCAAGCTCATCAAG CGCCAAGACCTAGTCCACGTGCTCCTGGGTGTAGTTAGACCAACTCCGGACACGCTCCTCATCCGCGTGGAGCTGGGCAAAGACGACAGCGACCCCTTCGTGCTGTGTGTCGCGCAGAAGAAGATCGCCACGCGCCTCTCCAAGGAGATGCAGGACTTG AGCGTGTTCTGCCCGGAGCGTCGCGCGGGCGACAAGCACGGGCTGCCGGCGACGCTGTCCGTGATGTCGGAGACGGCGGAGGCCACGGCGGCGCTGCTGGACGCGCGCGTGCAGGCCGCGCTGGCGCGCTACCACCAGCACCTGCACTACATACACGTGTCCGACCGCTACTCCGGGCCCAAGCAGATGGA GGAGGGCGGCGTGACGAAGCCCCCGGACACGGAGCGCGTGTTGCTGGTGAGCGTGGCGCTGGGCGCGGACGGCggcggcgacgagctgcgcCCGCTGCTGCTGCTCGTCTTCCATCTCATGGACAAGCTCAAGCGGCTGCGGCTCAGCAAGGAG GCGCTGAGCAAGTGCGAGAAGCGTCGCCAGAAAGTAGCAGAAGCGTGGCTTCGTGGAGCACACGCTGCCCGCCAGGAGCTGGCCGCCGCCAAGCGCGAGGAAAAGCGCAAGCAGGAGAAAGAGAGGATTCTTGCG GAGGATGACCCAGAGAAGCAGCGTCGCTGGGAGCTGAAAGAGCAGAAACGTCAGCAGAAGCGCAAAACGCCAAAAATGAAGCAATTGAAAGTGAAAGCATTGTGA
- the LOC113499597 gene encoding coiled-coil domain-containing protein 47 isoform X2 — MRWVLLSIVVLLCTSYVAQAFEDQALEDDDFAEFEQFDAEDDDIVSDFGDEKEVPASKQKASSKEQFEANVETEDDILVEDEDNEFEHFQDPEEFEGFQDSAPRTSEQPKITISKVPIMVRPRWDAYWLEGILCCLLAAYALAYAVGRAKNTSIAVNFLKLHKPLLDDNFTLVGETGADVVSAGEERGWRREAEHCFTMWCSGRLCCEGMLLTLKLIKRQDLVHVLLGVVRPTPDTLLIRVELGKDDSDPFVLCVAQKKIATRLSKEMQDLSVFCPERRAGDKHGLPATLSVMSETAEATAALLDARVQAALARYHQHLHYIHVSDRYSGPKQMEEGGVTKPPDTERVLLVSVALGADGGGDELRPLLLLVFHLMDKLKRLRLSKEALSKCEKRRQKVAEAWLRGAHAARQELAAAKREEKRKQEKERILAEDDPEKQRRWELKEQKRQQKRKTPKMKQLKVKAL; from the exons ATGCGGTGGGTGCTATTATCAATAGTTGTGCTACTGTGTACCTCCTACGTGGCTCAGGCTTTTGAGGACCAGGCTCTGGAGGATGATGACTTCGCAGAGTTTGAGCAGTTTGATGCTGAAGACGATGATATAGTCAGTG ACTTTGGTGATGAAAAAGAAGTACCGGCATCAAAACAGAAGGCGTCATCTAAAGAACAGTTTGAAGCTAATGTTGAAACTGAGGATGATATCTTAGTTGAg GATGAAGACAATGAGTTCGAGCACTTCCAAGACCCCGAGGAGTTCGAGGGCTTCCAGGACAGTGCGCCGCGTACTTCTGAGCAGCCAAAGATCACTATTTCTAAG GTTCCTATAATGGTCCGGCCGCGGTGGGACGCGTACTGGCTGGAGGGCATCCTGTGTTGCCTGCTGGCGGCCTACGCGCTCGCCTACGCGGTCGGCCGCGCTAAGAATACCTCCATAGCTGTCAACTTCCTGAAGTTACACAAACCTTTGTTAGATGATAACTTTACTTTAGTTG GAGAGACGGGCGCGGACGTGGTGTCCGCGGGCGAGGAGCGCGGCTGGCGGCGCGAGGCCGAGCACTGCTTCACCATGTGGTGCAGCGGCCGCCTCTGCTGCGAGGGCATGCTGCTCACGCTCAAGCTCATCAAG CGCCAAGACCTAGTCCACGTGCTCCTGGGTGTAGTTAGACCAACTCCGGACACGCTCCTCATCCGCGTGGAGCTGGGCAAAGACGACAGCGACCCCTTCGTGCTGTGTGTCGCGCAGAAGAAGATCGCCACGCGCCTCTCCAAGGAGATGCAGGACTTG AGCGTGTTCTGCCCGGAGCGTCGCGCGGGCGACAAGCACGGGCTGCCGGCGACGCTGTCCGTGATGTCGGAGACGGCGGAGGCCACGGCGGCGCTGCTGGACGCGCGCGTGCAGGCCGCGCTGGCGCGCTACCACCAGCACCTGCACTACATACACGTGTCCGACCGCTACTCCGGGCCCAAGCAGATGGA GGAGGGCGGCGTGACGAAGCCCCCGGACACGGAGCGCGTGTTGCTGGTGAGCGTGGCGCTGGGCGCGGACGGCggcggcgacgagctgcgcCCGCTGCTGCTGCTCGTCTTCCATCTCATGGACAAGCTCAAGCGGCTGCGGCTCAGCAAGGAG GCGCTGAGCAAGTGCGAGAAGCGTCGCCAGAAAGTAGCAGAAGCGTGGCTTCGTGGAGCACACGCTGCCCGCCAGGAGCTGGCCGCCGCCAAGCGCGAGGAAAAGCGCAAGCAGGAGAAAGAGAGGATTCTTGCG GAGGATGACCCAGAGAAGCAGCGTCGCTGGGAGCTGAAAGAGCAGAAACGTCAGCAGAAGCGCAAAACGCCAAAAATGAAGCAATTGAAAGTGAAAGCATTGTGA
- the LOC113499616 gene encoding uncharacterized protein LOC113499616, producing MKCNEFAKSKSRHMNLENLDKALHDLGMLSAITEARRDYLRESKSNYSVMRLNTRYVSNVTVGYCMKRATNKNRLCPYVLPIRHRTKSENSDAIASDVSDSACEFKNSLLEPSTSGYNHDSTKSPAKRCQSLENLNLAVELPPGPEGSPDMDCVSTRIQKLQVDE from the exons ATGAAATGCAATGAATTCGCAAAAAGT AAATCTCGCCACATGAACCTAGAGAATTTGGATAAAGCTTTGCACGACTTGGGCATGTTGAGCGCAATAACTGAGGCACGTCGCGACTATTTACGCGAGTCTAAGTCTAATTACAGCGTGATGCGGCTGAACACGCGGTACGTGTCTAACGTGACCGTGGGATACTGTATGAAGAGAGCCACCAACAAAAACAGACTCTGCCCTTACGTTTTGCCTATCAGGCACAGAACTAAGAGTGAAAACTCGGACGCGATCGCTAGTGACGTGAGCGACAGTGCGTGCGAGTTCAAAAATAGTTTGTTAGAGCCGTCGACCAGCGGCTACAACCACGACAGCACCAAGAGCCCGGCGAAGCGGTGCCAGTCGCTCGAGAACCTGAACCTGGCCGTGGAGCTGCCGCCGGGACCCGAGGGCTCGCCCGACATGGATTGTGTCTCCACGCGCATCCAGAAGCTACAAGTCGATGAATGA